From Bacteroidales bacterium:
AAAACATAATCGTTTTAATCTCTGAAATAGTGATACTTTTTCTTGCCATTTTATGGTATTTTGAGAAAAAGGAAATAGAACCTTTAATTGCTATAATTGCTGCTGGAGCCTCAATAATTGTTACTCTGTTTTATAGAATAAAGAAGACAACTGATGATAATGATAACATTCAAAACAAGATTAGCTTTAAAGGAAGTAATAATACCATTATACAGGACAATAAAGGCTCAATTAATATTAATAGTGGAGCAAAATGATAAAAAGAATTTATTCCATCAAGCTTGAAGGTGATAACAATGTTGTTATTCAGGGTGTAGACAAATCTGGGCATGTTACTGTAAATAGGGTAAACTGGGATGATTTTGTTCAGAAATATACTATTGAACAAAGGGAAAGAATTGAAGAACTAAAAAATGCACTTTTAGACAAGAATAAACTGCTTGATAAAAGCGAAAAGCTATTTAATAGGGAGAAATTAGAGTTAAGTGAAGAAATAAATAATTTACAAAGCCAACTGGAGGAAAAAGAAAAACAAATTAAAGATATCATAAAACAATACAAACATAAAGATATTGGTGATTCATCAATTATATATCAAAAAGCCTTTAATTATTTTATTAATGGCAACCTTGAAAACGCATTCAATGAACTTGAAGAAGCAAAACTTGATAAAGAAGAAAAACATCAAGCAGAAGCCAGGATATTAAAAGCAAATATTTTACAGTTGCAATATGACTTTGAAAATGCAGAGAAAAACATTAAAAAGGCAATTGACATATATCCTTCGTGGGATTATTATCTTATATTGGCTAATTATTATTCTAATTTGAACAGGTTAGATGAAGCAATACCACTTTACATTGATTGTTTGGATAAAGCAGATTCAGAAGATAAAAGAGCAACTACCCTGAATAATTTGGCAGTTTTACAGACTGCTAAAAATGAGTTTGAGAAAGCGGAGAAATCCTACATAGAATCCTTAGAAATATATCGAAAATTAGCCAAAGTCAATCCACAAACTTATTTACCTAATATTGGAATGACCCTGAATAATTTAGCTAATTTACAGAGTGCTAAAAATGAGTTTAAGAAAGCGGAGAAATCCTACGTGGAAGCCTTAGAAATAAGAAGAAAATTAGCTGAAATCAATCCACAAACTTATTTATCTGATGTTGGAATGACCCTGAATAATTTGGCAGTTTTACAGAATAAAAAAAATGAGTTTGCGAAAGCAGAGAAATTCTACGTGGAATCCTTAGAAATAAGAAGAAAACTAGCTGAAGTCAATCCAAAAACCTATTTACCAGATGTGGCAACTACCTTGAATAATTTGGCTAATTTGCATAAGGCTAAAAATGAGTTTAAGAAAGCGAAGAAATCCTACAAGGAAGCCATAGAAATAAGAAGAAAACTAGCTGAAGTCAATCCACAAACCTATTTACCATATGTGGCAACTACCCTGAATAATTTAGCTAATTTACAGAGTGCTAAAAATGAGTTTAAGAAAGCGGAGAAATCTTACGAGGAAGCCTTAGAAATATATCGAAAACTAGCCGAAATCAATCCACAAACCTATTTACCTGACGTTGGAATAACCCTGAATAATTTGGCAGTTTTACAGACTGCTAAAAATGAGTTTGAGAAAGCGGAAAAATCTTACGAGGAAGCCTTAGAAATAAGAAGAAAACTAGCCAAAGTCAATCCACAAACTTATTTACCATATGTGGCAACTACCCTGAATAATTTAGCTAATTTACAGAGGGCTAAAAATGAGTTTGAGAAAGCTGAAAAATCTTACAAGGAAGCCTTAGAAATAAGAAGAAAACTAGCCGAAGTCAATCCAAAAACTTATTTACCTGACGTTGGAATGACCCTGAATAATTTGGCAGTTTTACAGACTGCTAAAAATGAGTTTGAGAAAGCTGAAAAATCTTACAAGGAATCCTTAGAAATAAGAAGAAAACTAGCCAAAGTCAATCCACAAACTTATTTACCATATGTGGCAATTACCCTGAATAATTTAGCGGTTTTACAGAGTGCTAAAAATGAGTTTGAGAAAGCGGAAAAATCCTACGCGGAAGCTTTAGAAATAAGAAAAAAATTAGCTAAAGTTAATCCAAAAACTTATTTACCTGACGTTGGAATAACCCAAATCAATATGAGTATATTTTATCAAGAAACAAAAATTAATAAAGAATTATCTATGAGATTAGTTAAGAATGCTATTGATACCTTGTTTCCTTTTTGTGTATTACCATATACACATAACTATTTTAAGGTAGCATTTCAAGTACTAAACGATTGGGATATTGATGTTGAAAAATATATTGATGATAAATACGGTAGCCGACATGCTATAAAAGCTATTTGGCAGAGAGTGCATAATTAAAAGAAAATACAATTAAAGAACTAAAATACAAACTTGAAATGGAAGTGTAATAAAAGCCAAATGGCTCTTATAGCCATTCGTTGACAAGGCTAAAAGACATTGATATGAAACTGTTTACAATCAACAAAAAAGAAAAATTTGTTCAATTCAAAGAACAGGACTTCAAAGAAGAAAATAAGGAAATTGATTTAGAAATTCTTCTTGAAAACAATCCTGAATACTTTTTTGAAAATACAAAAATATTAATCATTGGAAGACAAGTTACAACAAACCTAAATACATCTATTGACTTAATAGGACTTGACGGACAAGGTAATACAGTTGTAATTGAGCTAAAAAGGGATAAAACTCCAAGAGATACACTTGCTCAATTAATTGAATACGCTTCTTTTATTGATAATTTGGATTATGAGCAGCTTAATGAAATATTTCAAAACTACTCAGGCGAAGAAGTAAATCTGGAGGAATATCACCAACAATATTTTGAAAATGATATTGAAAATCAAAATATATCTTGGAATAAGAATTCAAAATTGGTTATTGTCGCCCAAAATATAACTCCTGAAATAAAGCAAACATCACTGTACTTGAGAAGAAAAGGGATAGATGTTTATTGTGTTGAATTCAAATACTTTGTAAACAACACAAATGTTAAAATGATTTCAAGTGATTTTGTTGTTGGTGATGAAGCCTTTATTAGAAAAAAAGTGAGATCAGAAACTCAATTGCCAAAAATTAATAGAAATATTTTTATAGACTCATTGGACACCAATGGTAAAATTGTATTTGAAAAATTATTTGATTTTGCTGATAAAGAAAAACTTAAGTTTAGGTGGGGATCAAAAGGATTTTCTTTAAATTATCCTTTAGATAATGGATTTGTGGCATTATGTTTTGGTTATCCACCGAATTCAGTTTTTAAACAAAGTTTATACACTGGTTTTGAGGAAATAACCAAGAAGATTAATAATCCTGAAAAATTAATTTCTGCTTTTAAGTCAGAACTTAACAAACTAAAATATTTTGAGAATGCAAAATCAAATTTAAAATGGGTAATTTCAAAAAACTATTCTGAAACGGAAGTAAAGAAATACATTGAGATATTGAAGTATATGATTGAACAAATTGAAAAGGAGGGATTGAAAAAGTAAACGCCCAACCAGAAGTTTATAGCTGCTGTTGCCAGCAATAATAAAGATGAAAACTTTAATTATTATATATACGATTTTATTTGGGTGTGTTAAATTATCAGCACAAAGTGATAGTACTAAACAAAAAAGTAATGGTTTAATTAATGCTAATATGCTTCATCCAACCGACGCTTTTACTGCCTATACTTTGAATAAGGGAGAATGGGCATATAACCAGGCTTTAACACCTTATCCTAGTTGGGCTTGGTGGGGCATTACTGACTGGCTAACTACGGAACTCGATTTTGAAGCATGGTTGGGTGGCGTTCCAAGCTTCAATTTTAGATTTGCCTTATTAAAACAAAAGAGCCTGAGACCTGCTATTGCATACGAAACAATGTACCAGTATCTTTCCAAAGAAATTGATCTATTAGGTAAATATAAATTTTTAAGTACTAAAAGAATGGGAAATAGTTGGTATAATAAAATAAATGCCAGTTGGAAGCTTAAAGAAAAATTGCACTTACACTTTTCAACTGGAGCCACTTATTCCGAAAAACTGACAATTGATAATGCTGATTCATTAAATTATGAAGGAAAAACATATAATTACTTGTTTAGTCCAGACTTTTCTGCAAGCATTGATTGTAGAATTAAAAACTGGATATCGCTTCATACAACTGCTTCCTACGGTTCAACTTTTCTGTACATTGATAATGTTCCGACAAAACAGCAGTTTGCATTTGGAACAAGAATAGCACCTTTTATTAACAACAGATTTGGTTTTTTAAGGTGTTTTCGACTTGAAGCGACTGTCGTATCTTTCTATTTCAAGGCTGCTGACCATAGAGTTACTGGTCCTATTGGATTTATATATTGGCAGTGGGATTGGAGTAAAAATTGAAATAAAATAAACTATGCTATCATTCTATAAATTCAAATGGGCAGAAAGTGGTAAAACCAGCCTGCAGGCTGGCAAGTGTTCAATGCTTTATGTATGAGACCGTTATTTACATAAAATAGTAATTCAGAATGAAAATTAAATTATTTTCATTGCATATTAGTAATTTTTATTATTTTTGCAGTCCGAAAAACATGGTCCAGTAGCTCAGCTGGATAGAGCAACAGCCTTCTAAGCTGTAGGTCCCAGGTTCGAATCCTGGCTGGATCACCAAAGAAGCCGCCAATTATGGTGGCTTTTGTTTTATACCAAACTGCTATCAGGATTGTGAAAATAGACTTTCCATAGTCCGAAGGACATGGAAAAGTCTTAATTATAAGTTTTATTTAACTTTCTTTGTCTTGATACAAAGAAAGTTACAAAGAAAAATCAAGGCTTACATTAAATTCATACTAACCTGCATTATTCATGTGTTTTTGTAAAGTACTAAAATAATGCAGGTTAATCCCGACTTAGTAAAGCTTAAATTTTGGAAGCGAAGTGCAGCAAAATATTAGCTTTTCTTTGTCGTCAGATTAATTCAGGATTCTGTCTTTTAAGTTTATGAATTAATCGGGCTAAAACTACATTTTAGAATTTTACCCCGAATTTAATGTTGCAAAGGTTATTTGGGTAAAATACAGGAATTATAATTGTCTTTACAGTTATTTGTATGGTTCATTTGATTTATTTTGTTTGCAACTAAAAATTCTTAGCACCAATCCAGCACACAATTCTAAAATTTGTTTTGTAACAGAATTTATTGAATGCCATTGCAGTAGTTATTTTATACCAAACTGCTATCAGGATTGTGAAAGTAATATTTGATAGCATAGTCTATAGGTATTAAAAATCGACTTTCCATAGTCCGAAGGACATGGAAAAGTCTTAATTAAACCCCTTATATCCGGAAAAACTTCTTATATTCTTTCAAATTATTTATGTTATACAAAATTGTCGATTCAGGAATTTCGATATTTTTTCTTTTAAACTGTGATATTATATCTTTCAGATTGTGATTATGATCTTTTATTTTTTTTAAATGTTTTATTATTGATTCTCCGATTAATATTGGATGTCCGCTAATGCCTTTATATACAGGAGAAACATATCCGTCATTTATTATGTTTTCTGATAATCTTAATAAAACTTCCTGGTTAATGAACGGATTATCAACGTTTTGAATAAAACATGGATTATAATTATCTAAAGCTGTAATCCCTGTTTTTACAGAATAAAATCTTTCATATTCAGGATGCTCATTTATTATAATTGTTTCTTTTTCTAAAAATTTGTATTCATTTTTATTATAATATTTAAGGCTTTCCTTATTAATAACAATTATAATTTTATCAATATTAAATTTATGATATTCATTAATTATCTTTTCTAAAAAAGTAATATTGTTTTTCCATTTCAAAAAAGGCTTAGGAAAACCCATCCTTTGTGAATTTCCTGCTGCTAAGATAATTGCATTATAATTAATTGATTTTGATATTTTATTATTTGATTGATTCATTTATATATTTTTAACAATACTGTCCGACTAAATTTATTGAATATACTTAAAATTACCTGTTTTCTATACCTTAATAATATTTTTCCCAATATGAAACTCTAATTTTACTACAAATATATCGTTTCTAACTAGGTTAATATGAAGCACCGTAGAGCTTGTCCTAAACTTGATTTGGGATGCTAAATATTTGTAGTAATGATGTTTCCAAAAAAAAAAATAAAGTGCCGTAGAGCCTGTCCCGAACTTGATTCGGGATACGAAATATAAAACATAATAATCCGGTCACTAATATATTAACAAAACTATATTATACGAAAAAACTTTTATCTTTTTATTTTTATCTTTTTACTTTTATCTTGTAAAACTAATAGTATTTTAAATAAAACTAAATATAAAACATTATGTCAGATAAATTTTCAGTTATTCCAATTGACAGGTTGTTATCAATAATATTGAATGAAGAAAAAAATAAACACACGATTTTCGGTATTGATACCGATTTATTCTTTGTTCCTGAAGATTATAATATTTTTCAATTAGACAGGTTCGGTATTAAGATTGATACTCCTGTTGGGGTTGCTGCGGGTCCTCATTCACAAATGGCTCAGAATATAATTATGGCATACTTATGTGGAGCGAGATATATTGAGCTAAAAACAGTCCAAACTCTTGACGAACTTGAAGTTCCAAAACCATGTATTGATATGCAGGATGAAGGTTATAACTGTGAATGGTCGCAGGAATTAAAAATAAAGGAAACTTTTAACGAATATCTGAATGCATGGATAATTATTCATATCCTGAATGATAAATTCGGATTGAAAAAAGATATTGGAACTATTTTTAATATGAGTGTTGGCTATAATATGGAGGGAATATTAAAAGAAAATGTACAATGGTTTTTTGATAAAATGAATAATTGTAAGCTGGAAAAATATGAAAAAATCAATCTTTTAAAAACTATTTATCCTAAAATTGTTGATATTGATATTCCTGACAAAATTTCTGACAACATTACACTTTCCACAATGCATGGTTGCCCTGCAAACGAGATTGAAGAAATAGGAAGATATCTTATTGAAAATAAAAAATTACATACTGTAATTAAACTTAATCCTACCCTTATAGGTGCTGAAAAACTCAGGGATATTTTAAATAATAAATTAAAATTTAATACAATAGTTCCGGATATTGCGTTTGAACATGACCTTAAATATCCTGATGCGATTAAAATGATAAAATCATTACAGAAAGCTGCCTTGCAAAATAATGTTACGTTTGGCTTAAAGCTCACAAATACTCTTGAATGTATAAATAATAAAGATGTTTTTGATAAAGATGCTGAAATGATGTATATGAGCGGAAGACCTTTACATCCGATATCAATAAACCTTGCAAAAAAAATACAAAATGATTTTGATGGAAAATTAGATATCTCATTTTCGGCTGGAGCAGATGCTTTTAATATTTCACAGATTATTTCCTGCGGTTTAAAACCGGTTACAGTTTCTACAGACTTGCTAAAACCCGGAGGTTATGCAAGAATATTACAATATCTTGATGAATTAAAAAAATCATTCATTAATGAGAGAGCAGCAAATATAGAACAGTTTATTTTGTTTAAAAATAAATCAAAAGATGTGGATATCGAAGGTTCGGCATTAGATAATTTAAAAAAATATGCCGATGAAGTACTTGAGAATGATGCATATAAAAAAACCGATATTCTTGAACCTGATATTAAAACAAATAGGGAGTTAGAATATTTTGACTGTATAAAAGCTTCTTGTACCGAAACTTGTCCTACAAATCAGGATATTCCTGATTATATGTACTATACAGCAAAAGGAGAATTTGATAAGGCATTTGAAATAATAATGCGTACAAACCCTTTTCCAAATACAACAGGCATGGTATGCGACCATACTTGTCAAAATAAATGTACAAGGATAAATTATGATAAATCGCTATATATCAGGGAGATAAAAAGGTTCGTATCAGAAAACGGATTTAAAAATTTTGATATTAAACCTTTACAAAAAAATGGTTTAAAAGTTGGTATAATAGGAGCGGGGCCATCAGGATTGTCAGCAGCATATTTTCTTACTCTTGCAAGTTTTGAAGTAAATGTATATGAAACAGGAGCATCGCCCGGAGGAATGGTTTCAAGGGCAATTCCATCTTTCAGGTTGACAAACGAAACATTTCAAAAAGATATAGACAGGATCATAAAACTCGGTGTGAAAATATATTATAATTCAAAAATTGATGAAGAAGAATTTAGTAAACTGAAAAATAATAATGATTATGTATATATTGCTACAGGTGCTCAATTGTCAACAGATATAAATATCGAAGGTGTTAAAGATGATGGTGTTATTGATTCTTTGGATTTCCTTTTTAAAGTTAAAGAAAATAAAAATACAGGAATTGGAAAAAATATTGCTGTCATTGGTGGCGGAAATACTGCTATGGATTCTGCCCGAACAGCTTATCGTATGGTTGGTAAAAATGGTAAAGTTACAATTATTTACAGGCGTACAATAAAAGAAATGCCGGCTGACCAGGGCGAAATTAAAGCTGTTATTGATGAAGGTATAGAAATTTTAGAATTGACAACACCTAAAAAAATTAAAGTTAATAAGGACAAAGTTTCAGGTATTGTTTGTTATAAAATGAAATTGGGTGATAAAGATGAAAGTGGAAGAGCAAGACCTGTAATAATTGAAAATAGTGAATTTGAACTTGATTTTGATACAATAATTCCTGCTATTGGACAAAAATTAGATATTGATTTTATTGATAATAAATTGCTTGAAGCAAATACAAAAACTTATCAGACAAAAGTTGAAAACATCTTTATTGGAGGAGATGCTTTGCGTGGTGCATCAACTGCAATTAATGCAATTGGAGATGGACGAAAAGCCGCTGAAAATATAATTAAAAAGGCACAAAAAGAGCATAACATTAATAATAAATTAAATAAGAATATCACTTTTAAAGAACTTAAATCGAAAAGGTATCGTAGAGAATTACCTGTGAAAATTAAAGAAACTTCACTTGATGACAGAAAAAATTTTAATTTGGTAACTTCTACTTTAAACAAAGATGAAGCAGTAAAAGAAGCTTCAAGATGTTTATATTGTGATGAGCTTTGTAATATTTGCGTTACAGTTTGTCCAAATATGGCAAATTATTCATATCAGACTGAACCTAAAGTATTTAACCTTCAAAAAGCTGTATTGAAAAATGATAAAATAGTTTTTGAGGATGACCAGATATTTTCAATAGACCAAAAATATCAAATATTAAATATTACAGATTTTTGTAACGAATGTGGAAATTGTAATACTTTTTGCCCGACTAAAGGGGCGCCGTATAAAGACAAACCGAAATTTTATCTTACAACAGAAAGTTTTAACAAAACCGATACAGGATATTTTATTTCAAAATTAAAAGACAAAACAAACCTTATTTTTAAAACCAATAAAGATTTTAAAGTGCTATCGCTTATTAATAATGAGTATATTTACGATACTGATTTTGTAAATGCCCGATTTAATCAGAAAGATTTTAAATTAATTGATGTAAAATTTAAAACACCATGCACAAAAGAAGCATATTTCAAGATTGCAGCAGAAATGAGTATTTTACTTGCAGGAGCAATGGATTTATATTAACTTTAGTTCTATAATCAAATTATTATAACAATAAACTATGTTTTGTTAAAGTAAATAATTAATTATCAATATTTATTTAATCATAAAAAAAATTAAAATGAAAAAAGAAATCTTATTATTTATTACATTATTTATTATTTCGTTTGTAACTGTTAATTCACAAGTTGTATTTACAGTAAAACCCGGTTTTAATTTAAACGGTGCAAATATTGGATATAAAACAAATAAAATTGTACCATATTTTGGATTACAGTTTATTAATGTTTCTTCTAAATATAAAGATTCTGATGACGATGATGAAATTAATACACATGTATTTATGCCTTATGCTGGTTCAAAGTTCTTTATAATTGATAAGGAATCAATAAAATCATCAATTAATGCAACAATATTTAAACCTTTTATTTTTGGAAAAGAAGTTGATGATGGAGAAGAAGATGATAGTTATAAAGAAAATTTAAAGAAATTAAAAATCTGGGGTGGAGAACTTGGATTTAGTTCGGAATATTTTTTTAGTGAGCATTTTAGTGTAGGTGGAGAATTTGGTTT
This genomic window contains:
- a CDS encoding tetratricopeptide repeat protein, which encodes MIKRIYSIKLEGDNNVVIQGVDKSGHVTVNRVNWDDFVQKYTIEQRERIEELKNALLDKNKLLDKSEKLFNREKLELSEEINNLQSQLEEKEKQIKDIIKQYKHKDIGDSSIIYQKAFNYFINGNLENAFNELEEAKLDKEEKHQAEARILKANILQLQYDFENAEKNIKKAIDIYPSWDYYLILANYYSNLNRLDEAIPLYIDCLDKADSEDKRATTLNNLAVLQTAKNEFEKAEKSYIESLEIYRKLAKVNPQTYLPNIGMTLNNLANLQSAKNEFKKAEKSYVEALEIRRKLAEINPQTYLSDVGMTLNNLAVLQNKKNEFAKAEKFYVESLEIRRKLAEVNPKTYLPDVATTLNNLANLHKAKNEFKKAKKSYKEAIEIRRKLAEVNPQTYLPYVATTLNNLANLQSAKNEFKKAEKSYEEALEIYRKLAEINPQTYLPDVGITLNNLAVLQTAKNEFEKAEKSYEEALEIRRKLAKVNPQTYLPYVATTLNNLANLQRAKNEFEKAEKSYKEALEIRRKLAEVNPKTYLPDVGMTLNNLAVLQTAKNEFEKAEKSYKESLEIRRKLAKVNPQTYLPYVAITLNNLAVLQSAKNEFEKAEKSYAEALEIRKKLAKVNPKTYLPDVGITQINMSIFYQETKINKELSMRLVKNAIDTLFPFCVLPYTHNYFKVAFQVLNDWDIDVEKYIDDKYGSRHAIKAIWQRVHN
- a CDS encoding NTP transferase domain-containing protein; the encoded protein is MNQSNNKISKSINYNAIILAAGNSQRMGFPKPFLKWKNNITFLEKIINEYHKFNIDKIIIVINKESLKYYNKNEYKFLEKETIIINEHPEYERFYSVKTGITALDNYNPCFIQNVDNPFINQEVLLRLSENIINDGYVSPVYKGISGHPILIGESIIKHLKKIKDHNHNLKDIISQFKRKNIEIPESTILYNINNLKEYKKFFRI
- the ygfK gene encoding putative selenate reductase subunit YgfK, coding for MSDKFSVIPIDRLLSIILNEEKNKHTIFGIDTDLFFVPEDYNIFQLDRFGIKIDTPVGVAAGPHSQMAQNIIMAYLCGARYIELKTVQTLDELEVPKPCIDMQDEGYNCEWSQELKIKETFNEYLNAWIIIHILNDKFGLKKDIGTIFNMSVGYNMEGILKENVQWFFDKMNNCKLEKYEKINLLKTIYPKIVDIDIPDKISDNITLSTMHGCPANEIEEIGRYLIENKKLHTVIKLNPTLIGAEKLRDILNNKLKFNTIVPDIAFEHDLKYPDAIKMIKSLQKAALQNNVTFGLKLTNTLECINNKDVFDKDAEMMYMSGRPLHPISINLAKKIQNDFDGKLDISFSAGADAFNISQIISCGLKPVTVSTDLLKPGGYARILQYLDELKKSFINERAANIEQFILFKNKSKDVDIEGSALDNLKKYADEVLENDAYKKTDILEPDIKTNRELEYFDCIKASCTETCPTNQDIPDYMYYTAKGEFDKAFEIIMRTNPFPNTTGMVCDHTCQNKCTRINYDKSLYIREIKRFVSENGFKNFDIKPLQKNGLKVGIIGAGPSGLSAAYFLTLASFEVNVYETGASPGGMVSRAIPSFRLTNETFQKDIDRIIKLGVKIYYNSKIDEEEFSKLKNNNDYVYIATGAQLSTDINIEGVKDDGVIDSLDFLFKVKENKNTGIGKNIAVIGGGNTAMDSARTAYRMVGKNGKVTIIYRRTIKEMPADQGEIKAVIDEGIEILELTTPKKIKVNKDKVSGIVCYKMKLGDKDESGRARPVIIENSEFELDFDTIIPAIGQKLDIDFIDNKLLEANTKTYQTKVENIFIGGDALRGASTAINAIGDGRKAAENIIKKAQKEHNINNKLNKNITFKELKSKRYRRELPVKIKETSLDDRKNFNLVTSTLNKDEAVKEASRCLYCDELCNICVTVCPNMANYSYQTEPKVFNLQKAVLKNDKIVFEDDQIFSIDQKYQILNITDFCNECGNCNTFCPTKGAPYKDKPKFYLTTESFNKTDTGYFISKLKDKTNLIFKTNKDFKVLSLINNEYIYDTDFVNARFNQKDFKLIDVKFKTPCTKEAYFKIAAEMSILLAGAMDLY